CGTACACTGAAAGCCAGGTCAGGATGCTCATGGTCATGCTTATCGATCCGCTCTAACATTCTGATTGCCGCATTCACAGCCATTTCTTCGTGATTTTCAAGTTCCAGTGGTGCGTTAAACACTGCCATCACCTCATCACCGATGAACTTATTTACGTGTCCTTTACAGGCTAGTACCTCCTCTGTAGCCAGTTCAAGAAAGGTGTTTAGAATCTGAGACATTTTTTTCGGCCCCTCTTCTTCAGCTCGCTTCGTCGATCCCAGCATATCGATGAAAAGAACGGTCACATACCTCTCCACCGCATCGAATTTCGTCACCCCCATTTCCATGATGGCGTCCACAATATCTGGTGACTGGTATCTTGCGAGAGCTTTCTGAATCTTTTCCGCCTCCATTCGCTCCCGACGCATCTCTGCTTCCTTCAACTCACGCTCGATGGCAGGAACCAGCCTTGCCGGATTGTCTTTCATTATGTAGTCATGAGCACCGGCTTTCATCATCGCAACCGCTGCCTCCTCGCCAATTTTGCCTGATACGATAATAATTGGCAGGTCGAGACCACTTTCCTTCAACAGCCCCAACGCTGCAGGCCCACTGAAGTGAGGCATGACATAATCGGAAATAATGATATCCCACGTCCGGTCATCAAGTGCGGCTTTCATGGCTTCGGGGGTCTCGATCCTCTCATATGTTGGTTCATAGCCGCCACGCCGCAGTTCACGCAGCAGCAACTGAGCATCGTCCTCTGAATCCTCGATCAACAATACACGAAGCGCTGTGCTCATCT
This genomic interval from Candidatus Neomarinimicrobiota bacterium contains the following:
- a CDS encoding adenylate/guanylate cyclase domain-containing protein, coding for MSTALRVLLIEDSEDDAQLLLRELRRGGYEPTYERIETPEAMKAALDDRTWDIIISDYVMPHFSGPAALGLLKESGLDLPIIIVSGKIGEEAAVAMMKAGAHDYIMKDNPARLVPAIERELKEAEMRRERMEAEKIQKALARYQSPDIVDAIMEMGVTKFDAVERYVTVLFIDMLGSTKRAEEEGPKKMSQILNTFLELATEEVLACKGHVNKFIGDEVMAVFNAPLELENHEEMAVNAAIRMLERIDKHDHEHPDLAFSVRIGINSGLTMAGDVGPKNRYEYTVIGETVNVAARMTKLPWVNKIIIGRNTYDKIKNVFTAKEIGPVMLQGVSDMLEIYEVVISPSVFVDGTSQSTDGAGS